From one Holophagales bacterium genomic stretch:
- a CDS encoding ATPase: MTKLHLRDLARPKADRGLRKAFDGAVAIALRILALFAVGALVLEHGFVLEPELVGFVRLLLELVLGTFVVLGVVRLLTRDDRKAFLRSHRLDVLVWVVVLLGFLGRRGGVASPIVLFGLNPDDFAGAWLAATQAFVVVSLLLGTLRDSRRLVGQVVQPHLVILASFLFLIVAGTGLLLLPRATRDGGLTVVDALFTSASAASVTGLTVVDTGTAFTPFGHAILLALIQAGGLGIMTLTTFFAFAFTGGTLRQYASLQSLVGEQSLGRGRATLAQIALVTFAFEAAGAVILYRHLPESVAPDGGRLFSAVFHSVSAFCNAGFALHGMNLAAPGIAENVVVQSTIMVLIVAGGLGFPVLAAIGGLASRRRRRAGLHVEMVLTVTGLLLVLGTAGLFLLDPAGGPLGETWGERLLSALFHSVSARTAGFNTVDIAGLAPAALFVLLLLMWIGGSPASTAGGVKTTTVAIALLTVMSIAGGQGRVELYRRRLGDASIQRAFSTVIVSVFLLSIAVLALLAFEKKPPLDLAFEAVSALSTVGLSTGITPTLGTSSKLLLSGLMLAGRVGLLGCVLAVTPRRRNGRHEYAREDVLVT; encoded by the coding sequence TTGACGAAACTGCACCTTCGAGACCTGGCGCGGCCGAAAGCCGACCGGGGCCTGCGCAAGGCGTTCGACGGGGCCGTCGCGATCGCGCTCCGGATCCTCGCCCTCTTCGCCGTCGGCGCGCTCGTCCTCGAGCACGGATTCGTTCTGGAGCCCGAGCTGGTCGGCTTCGTCCGGCTCCTCCTCGAGCTCGTCCTGGGGACGTTCGTCGTGCTGGGCGTCGTGAGGCTGCTGACGAGAGACGACCGCAAGGCCTTCCTCCGTTCGCACCGGCTCGACGTCCTCGTCTGGGTCGTCGTTCTCCTGGGCTTCCTGGGCCGCCGGGGCGGAGTCGCGTCACCGATCGTCCTCTTCGGCCTGAACCCGGACGACTTCGCCGGCGCCTGGCTCGCCGCCACTCAGGCCTTCGTCGTGGTCTCGCTTCTCCTCGGCACGCTGCGCGACAGCCGGAGGCTCGTCGGGCAGGTCGTTCAGCCCCATCTCGTCATCCTCGCGAGCTTCCTCTTCCTGATCGTCGCCGGAACGGGCCTGCTCCTCCTCCCTCGAGCGACCCGTGACGGCGGGCTCACCGTGGTGGACGCCCTCTTCACGTCGGCGAGCGCCGCCTCGGTGACCGGGCTGACGGTGGTCGACACGGGGACCGCGTTCACGCCGTTCGGGCACGCGATCCTCCTCGCCCTCATCCAGGCCGGCGGTCTCGGGATCATGACGCTCACGACGTTCTTCGCGTTCGCCTTCACGGGAGGCACGCTCCGGCAGTACGCCAGCCTCCAGTCCCTGGTGGGCGAGCAGAGCCTCGGCCGCGGCCGCGCGACGCTCGCCCAGATCGCGCTCGTGACGTTCGCCTTCGAGGCGGCGGGGGCCGTCATCCTCTACAGGCACCTGCCGGAGAGCGTGGCCCCCGACGGGGGGCGTCTCTTCTCGGCCGTCTTCCACAGCGTTTCGGCCTTCTGCAACGCCGGCTTCGCGCTCCACGGCATGAACCTCGCGGCGCCCGGGATCGCCGAGAACGTCGTCGTCCAGTCGACGATCATGGTGCTCATCGTGGCGGGAGGGCTCGGCTTCCCGGTCCTGGCGGCGATCGGAGGGCTGGCCTCGCGGCGGCGCCGGCGGGCAGGCCTGCACGTCGAGATGGTCCTCACCGTCACGGGTCTCCTCCTCGTCCTCGGGACGGCAGGTCTCTTCCTCCTGGACCCGGCCGGCGGGCCACTCGGCGAGACGTGGGGCGAGCGGCTCCTGTCCGCGCTCTTCCACTCGGTTTCGGCGAGAACGGCCGGCTTCAACACCGTCGACATCGCCGGCCTGGCTCCGGCGGCCCTCTTCGTCCTCCTCCTCCTCATGTGGATCGGCGGGTCCCCCGCCTCGACGGCGGGGGGCGTGAAGACGACCACCGTGGCCATCGCGCTCCTGACCGTGATGTCGATCGCGGGAGGACAGGGGAGGGTCGAGCTCTACCGGCGCCGCCTCGGCGACGCGTCGATCCAGCGGGCCTTTTCCACCGTCATCGTCTCGGTCTTCCTCCTGTCCATTGCCGTCCTGGCCCTTCTCGCGTTCGAGAAGAAGCCGCCTCTCGACCTCGCCTTCGAGGCCGTCTCGGCGCTTTCGACGGTCGGGCTGTCGACCGGCATCACGCCCACTCTCGGAACCTCGTCCAAGCTCCTCCTGTCGGGCCTCATGCTCGCCGGGCGCGTCGGGCTCCTCGGGTGCGTCCTGGCCGTCACCCCCCGCCGGCGGAACGGGCGGCACGAGTACGCCCGCGAGGACGTGCTGGTAACGTAG